A genomic stretch from Leptospira ellinghausenii includes:
- a CDS encoding BatD family protein, protein MRNFGKLIPFVFSFLFASITNLYSADVEFFFHPNEFSLGEFAKLEVKAYGDKPFRTLQTNVKRNGVRIRYVGSGTETQIVNFKVSKSQIINFYVDTEQEGNFQLPEITVEYAGKQYSSPPFDFKVSKKTKNLPNSFFKSFPFDLDEPTTEENPEVSFHTNKSVFYKGEPIVGYFVLYYDQYRQPFLERDPNQSISFPFFLSETLRQVTVQIEPEVVRNNVPKKTLVFAKEIYGLTALRSGTYLLGKTKFITGDSLRFNSLQQTIDTKPAKVIVLDLPKNSPLDFNGAIGNFKMYILKSPKQVYVGETAYIEIMIEGEGGFEGITPMLFSNPKIQCINQSKVKNFQQLESGEYGFHSKVKFLYGYQIEKISKENVEPIRFTYFSLAEKKYKTLSVNFPDFQILPKRKTAEVIPPKKEKLELELPFFSLVLLAVLGIFGYVALKKYKLNVETNSFVRMVESFGRKRDFFLIEHLENRGVPKSESIWLTEMISSQTDPSHLFKQLSKKDQIKALHIANKLKPKE, encoded by the coding sequence ATGAGAAATTTTGGTAAATTGATTCCGTTTGTATTCTCCTTTCTCTTTGCCTCTATTACAAACTTATACTCTGCAGATGTGGAATTTTTTTTTCATCCTAACGAATTTTCTTTAGGAGAATTTGCTAAATTAGAAGTAAAAGCTTATGGAGACAAACCCTTTCGGACCCTACAAACGAACGTTAAACGAAATGGTGTTAGAATACGATATGTTGGGAGTGGAACGGAAACTCAAATCGTAAATTTTAAAGTATCCAAATCGCAAATCATCAATTTTTATGTTGATACAGAACAAGAAGGAAATTTCCAATTGCCTGAAATAACAGTTGAGTATGCTGGCAAACAATATTCTTCACCTCCTTTTGACTTCAAAGTCAGCAAAAAAACTAAAAATCTTCCAAATAGTTTTTTTAAGTCTTTTCCATTTGATTTAGATGAGCCAACTACCGAAGAAAATCCTGAAGTATCCTTTCATACGAATAAGTCGGTATTTTACAAGGGTGAACCTATAGTTGGCTACTTTGTTTTGTACTATGATCAATATAGACAACCTTTCCTGGAGAGAGATCCGAATCAATCCATCTCTTTTCCATTTTTTCTTTCGGAAACTTTAAGACAAGTGACAGTCCAAATTGAACCAGAAGTAGTTAGGAATAATGTACCTAAAAAAACTCTGGTGTTTGCAAAAGAAATTTATGGACTAACAGCACTTCGATCAGGAACTTACCTGTTAGGTAAAACGAAATTTATAACAGGCGATAGTTTACGATTCAACTCTCTCCAACAAACAATAGATACAAAACCTGCCAAAGTAATTGTTTTAGACCTTCCGAAAAACTCACCTCTTGATTTTAATGGCGCGATTGGAAACTTTAAAATGTACATTCTCAAATCACCTAAACAGGTGTACGTTGGTGAGACTGCGTATATAGAGATTATGATAGAAGGAGAGGGTGGATTTGAAGGCATTACACCTATGCTCTTTTCTAATCCAAAAATTCAATGTATCAACCAATCTAAAGTAAAAAATTTCCAACAATTAGAGTCGGGAGAGTATGGCTTCCATTCAAAAGTAAAATTTCTCTACGGTTATCAAATCGAAAAAATATCAAAAGAAAATGTGGAACCTATCCGTTTTACTTATTTCTCCCTAGCTGAAAAAAAATATAAAACTCTCTCCGTCAATTTCCCAGATTTCCAAATTTTACCGAAGAGAAAAACAGCTGAAGTTATTCCTCCAAAAAAAGAAAAATTAGAATTAGAATTACCTTTCTTCTCTTTAGTTTTACTTGCAGTTTTAGGAATCTTTGGTTACGTAGCACTTAAAAAGTATAAACTAAATGTGGAGACCAATTCTTTTGTTCGTATGGTTGAAAGTTTTGGCAGAAAACGAGATTTTTTCTTAATAGAACATTTAGAAAATAGGGGAGTGCCAAAATCCGAATCCATATGGCTCACTGAAATGATCAGTAGTCAAACTGATCCCTCCCATTTATTTAA